In Limibacter armeniacum, a single window of DNA contains:
- a CDS encoding c-type cytochrome, translating into MDNFNLKSLVTLTRLVVVLATLLLIIASGFSYLLLREGKDQPLFSIQFTSTGSQEVLPATVPVDYYQEKNPEELSSGMENEYIKYGFDLISNTSHYIGPQVENPTMRFAGNNLACKNCHLGAGQKMYAAPYVGITGRFPQYRGRENTIGTLEERINGCMERSMNGKKLPLDGKEMKAMIAYMTWLSKEVPVGEVLKGKGFVNIEIPDRKVDLENGKMLYAQKCAVCHGKNGQGQALEGGGYTYPPLWGKDSYNHGAGMHRVLTAARFIKGNMPLGATYENPILTDEEAYDVAAFINSHSRPLKEGTEKDFPDISRKPVDSPYPPFADSFPAEQHKYGPFKPLIEFKKTLKHL; encoded by the coding sequence ATGGATAACTTCAATTTGAAATCTTTGGTAACCTTGACAAGGTTAGTTGTAGTGTTGGCAACACTACTTCTGATAATAGCCTCAGGTTTTTCGTATTTATTGTTGCGGGAAGGGAAGGATCAACCTTTGTTTTCGATACAGTTTACTTCAACAGGTAGTCAGGAGGTATTGCCTGCCACTGTTCCTGTCGATTATTATCAGGAGAAAAATCCTGAAGAATTGTCTTCCGGAATGGAAAACGAATATATCAAGTATGGATTTGACTTAATTTCAAATACTTCCCACTACATTGGACCACAAGTGGAAAACCCTACCATGAGGTTTGCCGGAAATAACCTTGCATGCAAGAATTGCCACTTGGGTGCAGGCCAAAAAATGTATGCAGCTCCATATGTTGGGATTACGGGAAGGTTTCCTCAATATAGGGGACGTGAAAATACCATTGGTACTTTGGAGGAACGCATCAATGGGTGTATGGAGCGAAGTATGAATGGTAAAAAGCTGCCATTGGATGGGAAAGAAATGAAAGCCATGATCGCATATATGACTTGGCTAAGTAAAGAAGTGCCGGTAGGAGAGGTGTTGAAAGGAAAGGGTTTTGTTAATATTGAAATTCCTGACCGAAAGGTAGATCTGGAGAATGGTAAAATGCTTTATGCCCAAAAATGTGCTGTTTGTCATGGAAAAAATGGACAAGGTCAAGCCCTTGAGGGTGGAGGGTATACTTATCCGCCTCTTTGGGGAAAAGACAGCTACAATCATGGGGCAGGGATGCATCGGGTACTGACAGCCGCAAGGTTTATCAAAGGAAATATGCCTTTAGGGGCTACTTATGAAAACCCAATCCTGACAGATGAAGAAGCTTATGATGTAGCTGCATTTATCAACTCACATTCTCGACCTTTAAAGGAAGGTACTGAAAAAGATTTTCCTGATATTTCAAGAAAGCCGGTTGATTCACCTTATCCACCTTTTGCGGATAGTTTTCCTGCTGAACAACATAAGTATGGACCTTTTAAACCTCTGATAGAATTCAAGAAAACCTTAAAACACCTTTAA
- a CDS encoding SDR family oxidoreductase, whose amino-acid sequence MIDIKGKSAIVTGGGSGVGKAITTALVKEGVNVMIASRRKTLLKEIAEELNELEGGKVIYSELDVRSKAECQSVVDKTLEAFGQVDILVNNSGLGVGSLVVDTSEEDWDMVVDTNLKGTFLMSQAVLPNMIKRKTGYILNIASQAAKRGYAQAGAYCASKFGVVGLADALQEEVYEHNILVHSLCPALIQTPEPKSQEELKSDLLQVQHIADTALFVLKQPSTVKLDDIGLYARPTGRTRS is encoded by the coding sequence ATGATTGATATCAAAGGTAAATCAGCCATTGTAACAGGTGGTGGCAGTGGTGTTGGCAAAGCAATTACAACAGCATTGGTCAAAGAAGGCGTGAATGTGATGATCGCCTCTAGAAGGAAAACACTTCTAAAGGAAATAGCAGAAGAATTGAATGAACTCGAAGGAGGGAAAGTAATCTATTCGGAGCTTGATGTTCGTAGCAAAGCAGAATGTCAGTCCGTGGTAGATAAGACATTGGAAGCTTTCGGCCAAGTAGATATTCTTGTCAACAATTCTGGTCTTGGTGTTGGCTCACTGGTTGTGGATACTTCAGAAGAGGATTGGGATATGGTGGTAGACACCAACCTTAAAGGTACTTTTCTTATGTCACAGGCGGTTTTGCCTAATATGATCAAAAGAAAGACAGGGTATATTTTAAATATTGCATCACAAGCCGCCAAAAGAGGATATGCTCAGGCGGGAGCATACTGTGCTTCCAAGTTTGGTGTTGTCGGACTTGCCGATGCATTGCAGGAAGAAGTTTATGAGCATAACATATTGGTACATAGCCTCTGCCCTGCCTTGATTCAAACTCCTGAACCTAAAAGTCAGGAAGAATTGAAATCGGATTTGCTACAGGTACAACACATTGCCGATACAGCTCTATTTGTACTTAAACAACCTAGTACGGTCAAACTGGACGATATAGGACTTTATGCCAGACCAACCGGAAGAACACGATCATAA
- a CDS encoding M20 family peptidase, which yields MKKVILGFFLLLLGLVAVLVFNTLTFESKQMEVASLDSSSLPSIDKEVIQHLSTAVTYPTVSHEGGANFDTAAFLGLHHYIDSTFEQVATQLKKETVKEFSLLYTWEGTNPDKKPIILLGHMDVVPAEGKTLESWTEAPFKGTIKDGYIWGRGTLDDKISVFGILEAVEQLIKDGFRPEQTIYLAFGHDEEIGGTGAEAIAALLESRGIKAAYAMDEGGLVSSGIVPGIQNKQVALIGTAEKGYLSVHLQVNLDGGHSSMPAKETAIGLLSNAVVKLHESPIPAKLSDPVLDFASYVGPEMPFVEKMVFANLWLFERVLINIYEKSPSGNATVHTTQVPTIFNSGVKDNLIPTEANLTMNFRLLPGDSKEEVLEHIKSVINDERIKVSVVNNVGEATSPSKSSSDSFKSIQKTITEVYPNTMVSPYLTIAGTDAKHYEHVAEDIYRFLPTVFDSNDLRRLHGIDERIKTEDYIRAVQFYYQLIRNSQGKSEQKAEIAAE from the coding sequence ATGAAAAAAGTAATACTTGGCTTCTTTCTGCTACTTTTGGGACTTGTAGCCGTTTTGGTTTTCAATACCCTTACATTCGAGTCAAAGCAAATGGAAGTTGCCTCTCTAGACTCATCATCACTTCCATCTATTGATAAGGAAGTTATTCAGCACCTTTCTACTGCCGTTACTTATCCTACCGTTTCTCATGAAGGGGGTGCCAATTTTGACACTGCGGCGTTTCTTGGGTTACATCACTATATAGATTCTACTTTTGAACAGGTGGCTACTCAACTTAAAAAAGAGACAGTCAAAGAATTCAGCTTGCTTTATACATGGGAAGGTACAAACCCTGACAAAAAGCCTATCATCTTGCTAGGTCATATGGATGTAGTACCAGCTGAAGGCAAGACACTGGAAAGCTGGACAGAAGCACCATTCAAAGGCACAATCAAAGACGGATACATCTGGGGAAGAGGAACCCTCGATGACAAAATTTCTGTTTTCGGTATTCTAGAAGCTGTAGAGCAACTGATAAAAGATGGGTTCAGACCAGAGCAAACCATCTATTTGGCATTTGGTCATGATGAAGAAATTGGAGGTACAGGTGCTGAAGCGATCGCTGCACTACTTGAATCACGTGGCATCAAGGCTGCCTATGCAATGGACGAGGGAGGACTCGTGTCTAGTGGTATTGTTCCAGGTATCCAAAACAAGCAAGTAGCGCTGATCGGTACAGCAGAAAAAGGCTACCTGTCTGTACACCTTCAAGTAAACCTTGACGGCGGACACTCTTCGATGCCTGCCAAGGAAACTGCCATTGGCTTGTTGTCAAATGCGGTGGTTAAGCTTCATGAAAGCCCAATTCCGGCAAAACTTTCAGACCCTGTTCTTGACTTTGCCTCGTATGTAGGTCCTGAGATGCCATTCGTTGAAAAAATGGTTTTTGCTAACCTGTGGCTTTTTGAGCGTGTACTGATCAACATCTATGAAAAGTCTCCTTCTGGGAATGCGACAGTTCATACCACACAGGTTCCTACGATCTTTAACAGTGGTGTTAAAGACAACCTGATTCCTACAGAAGCCAACCTGACGATGAATTTTCGTCTATTGCCTGGAGACAGCAAGGAAGAAGTATTGGAACATATCAAAAGTGTTATCAATGATGAACGTATCAAGGTTTCAGTAGTCAATAATGTAGGTGAGGCAACAAGTCCATCCAAATCATCTTCTGACTCATTCAAATCGATTCAGAAGACAATTACTGAAGTTTACCCTAACACGATGGTTTCACCATACCTCACAATTGCAGGAACTGATGCTAAGCATTATGAGCATGTAGCGGAAGATATTTACCGTTTCCTGCCGACGGTGTTTGACAGCAATGACCTGAGAAGGCTTCATGGTATTGATGAGCGTATCAAGACGGAGGACTATATTCGTGCAGTACAGTTCTACTATCAGCTCATTCGTAACTCACAAGGGAAAAGTGAGCAGAAAGCTGAAATCGCAGCTGAATAA
- the lysA gene encoding diaminopimelate decarboxylase — protein sequence MKLNNGRYEMQGVDLLEVCNEFGTPVYVYDADRIVAQIEKLRGSFSDIQVKLKYAMKALSNINILKLMKEAGVEIDTVSIQEVQMALHAGFEPTQILYTPNCVSFEEIRMAVEYGVVINIDNIGILEQFGEEFGNRVPLCIRVNPHLTAGGNSKIQVGHIGSKFGISVFQMRHVRKVVEHFNLNVVGLHMHSGSDFLESEVFLMAAEVLFNEAQHFPDLQFLDMGSGFKVAYKENDITTNIEAIGRDMSREFKKFCASYGRELELWFEPGKYLVSESGVFLVSTNVIKHSPAAVFAGVDSGLNHLIRPMMYGSHHDIVNISNPKGTQRVYDVVGYICETDTFGSDRKLNEVRQGDVLAMKNAGAYGFSMSSNYNSRFRPAEVMIYKGEAKLIRRRETFEDLLHTQIEVL from the coding sequence ATGAAACTGAACAACGGAAGATACGAAATGCAAGGTGTAGACCTGCTAGAGGTTTGCAATGAGTTTGGAACACCAGTCTACGTATATGATGCGGACAGAATTGTGGCACAGATTGAAAAACTGAGAGGCTCGTTCTCAGATATTCAGGTTAAGTTGAAGTACGCCATGAAGGCGCTGTCCAATATCAATATCCTGAAGCTGATGAAAGAGGCAGGGGTGGAGATTGATACTGTATCAATTCAGGAAGTGCAGATGGCGCTTCATGCAGGGTTTGAGCCTACGCAGATTCTTTATACACCGAACTGTGTGTCTTTCGAAGAAATCAGAATGGCTGTTGAGTATGGTGTTGTCATCAATATTGATAACATCGGTATTCTGGAGCAATTTGGTGAAGAGTTTGGAAACAGGGTGCCACTTTGTATCCGAGTGAACCCACACCTGACTGCAGGAGGTAACTCTAAGATTCAGGTAGGACACATTGGTTCCAAGTTTGGTATTTCGGTATTCCAGATGCGCCATGTACGCAAGGTAGTTGAGCACTTTAACCTGAATGTAGTAGGCTTGCACATGCACTCGGGATCGGATTTCCTTGAAAGTGAAGTGTTCCTGATGGCAGCAGAAGTGTTGTTCAATGAGGCTCAACATTTCCCTGATCTTCAGTTCCTGGATATGGGTAGTGGCTTTAAGGTTGCCTATAAGGAAAATGACATTACTACAAACATTGAGGCGATAGGTCGTGACATGAGCCGTGAATTCAAAAAATTCTGTGCGTCATATGGTCGTGAGCTAGAACTTTGGTTTGAGCCAGGTAAATATTTGGTGAGTGAGTCTGGTGTATTTTTGGTAAGCACAAACGTGATCAAGCATAGCCCTGCAGCGGTTTTTGCAGGGGTAGATTCTGGTTTGAACCACTTGATCCGTCCAATGATGTATGGTTCTCACCATGACATTGTCAATATCTCAAATCCAAAAGGCACACAGCGTGTGTATGATGTAGTTGGATATATCTGTGAGACAGACACGTTTGGTAGTGACCGTAAACTGAATGAGGTAAGACAAGGTGATGTACTTGCCATGAAAAATGCTGGTGCTTACGGATTCAGTATGAGTTCAAATTATAACTCTAGATTCAGACCTGCTGAGGTAATGATCTATAAAGGTGAAGCAAAACTGATCAGAAGAAGGGAAACTTTTGAGGATTTGCTGCATACGCAAATTGAAGTGCTATAA
- a CDS encoding polyketide cyclase codes for MKKFILSSIVTLTFLTLGFLMLHYELIGYGLSFFVFLPFTLGYILGESTFKSWSFYGLMSSIVLFLIMLLLGGLEGMICVLMSLPIVFAAMFIGILIKRFLRLRKEKRVLPNTLKIVISPFLLFILLGIGEGQFINGKKVIEEVSTEIVLPYSTGQVYDAIKSVDTLDAEKPFLMKLDLPVPQKCILEEEKVGGHRTCYFEGGLIVEEITELERGKILKMDVIDYQLTGRKWLGFKEAIYTFESLKDGNCKMVRTTTYTSELYPRFYWKPLEEWGIQQEHEYVFRNLKQDLINQTKVTQ; via the coding sequence ATGAAAAAATTTATTCTATCATCAATTGTAACCCTAACTTTTTTAACACTAGGTTTTTTAATGCTTCACTATGAGCTTATCGGGTATGGCTTGTCTTTTTTTGTGTTTTTACCTTTTACATTAGGTTATATTTTAGGAGAGTCAACTTTTAAGAGTTGGAGTTTTTACGGTCTAATGTCTTCTATTGTATTATTCTTAATAATGTTACTATTAGGAGGGTTAGAAGGGATGATTTGTGTTCTAATGTCATTGCCAATTGTTTTTGCTGCAATGTTTATAGGAATCCTCATTAAAAGATTTCTGAGGTTACGAAAAGAAAAACGTGTGTTACCCAATACCTTAAAGATAGTTATATCACCGTTCTTGCTGTTTATTCTTCTTGGTATAGGAGAAGGCCAGTTTATTAATGGAAAAAAAGTCATAGAAGAAGTTAGTACAGAAATCGTATTGCCCTATTCAACAGGTCAGGTATATGACGCTATTAAATCTGTTGACACATTAGACGCTGAAAAGCCATTCTTGATGAAGCTAGATTTGCCTGTACCTCAAAAGTGTATCTTGGAAGAGGAAAAAGTTGGAGGTCATAGGACCTGTTACTTTGAGGGAGGTTTAATCGTAGAGGAAATTACTGAACTTGAGCGAGGAAAAATCCTAAAGATGGATGTTATAGATTATCAACTTACTGGAAGGAAGTGGTTAGGTTTTAAAGAGGCAATTTACACATTTGAGTCGTTAAAGGATGGAAACTGTAAGATGGTAAGGACAACTACTTATACTTCTGAGCTTTATCCAAGGTTTTATTGGAAACCTTTAGAAGAGTGGGGTATTCAGCAAGAACATGAGTATGTGTTCAGGAATTTAAAACAAGATCTTATTAATCAAACTAAGGTTACCCAATAA
- a CDS encoding efflux RND transporter permease subunit yields MWKETANSILKYRIFILIGLVVSTLFMGYYGRNVKMSYEFMRIIPETDSAMIAYEQFREKFGEDANSFVIGVKDPALFKLENFKKFKALGDKLTQLKMGKDDLSHLKMSESAKDSLLNKGINGVISPANLYYLSPDRVQQKFELKKFFPTVPDTQAQLDSILNEAHKIKFYENTIFGKDGATLMAVSMDPSILNSEARIPLMEKLMDITTAFEEDTGIHLYYAGLPYVRAIMADQVKSELTLFLMLSAAVTALVLFLFFRSISAVVVPLTMIGVIVVWIMGTLGLLGYKITILTGLLPPVLIVIGIPNSIYLLNKYHQEYSRSRDKRKALTTVIKKIGVVTLITNTTTAIGFCVLVLTGISAMQEFGIVAGINIAVTFVISILFIPAVFSYLPEPDTRHLKHLNFKGTQGIIHLLEVAVTHYRKVVYIITAIIIVISFFGAYKIKAVSHMVDDLPEDFHVKSDLRFFEEHFKGVMPLEIVVNTQKKKGFRRNGVLEKVDEIQQYLASNPEITPAVSLVTLLKTANQAFYGGDTVNYRLPSRYELAYIMKYLGNQTNEQKQISTNFSDSTGQYLRLSMKVADIGSIEMDTLVNRVTKKIEGDILKDTDLTVDVTGTTLIFIKGNEFLIKNLKQSMLIAFVLIAIIMGTLFGNLRIVIISLIPNLIPLLFTAGIMGYFGVPLKPSTAIIFSIAFGISVDDSIHFLAKYRQEMKLFNGDLKKALIVSIRETGTSMLYTSIVLFFGFIIFIFSAFGGTIALGLLTSITLLVAMITNLILLPSLLYTFDVRRTDLKPIVEGADEFYFEDEDEEIDLSMIRKEDEE; encoded by the coding sequence ATGTGGAAAGAAACCGCCAATTCCATCCTTAAATATAGAATTTTCATCCTGATAGGGTTGGTCGTGTCTACCCTTTTTATGGGGTATTACGGCAGAAATGTCAAGATGTCTTATGAGTTTATGCGTATCATTCCGGAAACGGACTCAGCCATGATTGCTTATGAGCAATTCAGGGAGAAGTTCGGGGAAGATGCCAACTCATTTGTAATCGGAGTCAAGGACCCTGCACTCTTCAAGCTTGAAAACTTCAAGAAGTTTAAGGCGCTGGGTGATAAACTGACTCAATTAAAGATGGGGAAAGATGACCTCTCACATCTGAAAATGAGTGAATCAGCCAAAGACTCCTTACTCAATAAAGGTATCAATGGCGTTATTTCTCCAGCCAACCTTTACTACCTATCTCCAGACAGGGTACAGCAAAAATTTGAACTCAAGAAGTTCTTCCCTACAGTGCCTGATACCCAAGCTCAACTGGATAGCATCCTGAATGAGGCTCACAAGATCAAGTTTTATGAAAATACCATCTTCGGAAAAGACGGTGCTACACTGATGGCAGTGTCGATGGATCCCAGCATTCTGAACTCTGAAGCACGTATTCCTTTGATGGAAAAGCTGATGGATATTACCACAGCATTTGAAGAAGATACTGGTATTCACCTTTACTATGCAGGTCTGCCTTATGTAAGAGCCATTATGGCTGATCAGGTTAAATCAGAACTTACACTGTTCCTGATGCTTTCAGCTGCTGTCACTGCCTTGGTACTGTTCCTCTTTTTCCGCTCCATTTCTGCGGTAGTGGTACCACTTACCATGATTGGTGTGATTGTAGTGTGGATTATGGGTACACTAGGACTTTTGGGCTACAAGATTACAATCCTTACAGGGCTTTTACCTCCGGTATTGATCGTAATTGGTATTCCTAACTCCATTTACTTACTCAACAAGTACCATCAGGAGTATAGCCGAAGCAGAGACAAACGCAAAGCACTAACTACGGTTATCAAGAAAATCGGGGTAGTAACGCTGATTACCAATACAACCACTGCCATTGGTTTTTGTGTATTGGTATTAACAGGGATTTCTGCCATGCAGGAGTTCGGTATTGTTGCAGGTATCAACATTGCTGTGACATTCGTAATCAGTATCCTGTTTATTCCTGCGGTATTCTCTTACCTTCCTGAGCCAGACACACGTCACTTGAAGCACCTTAACTTCAAAGGAACTCAAGGAATCATTCACCTGCTGGAGGTAGCGGTTACACATTACCGAAAAGTTGTATATATCATAACAGCCATTATCATTGTCATCTCTTTCTTTGGTGCCTACAAGATTAAAGCTGTATCACATATGGTTGATGACCTGCCGGAAGATTTTCATGTAAAGTCAGACCTCAGGTTCTTTGAAGAGCATTTTAAGGGAGTAATGCCATTGGAAATTGTAGTTAATACCCAAAAGAAAAAAGGGTTCCGCAGAAATGGTGTACTTGAAAAAGTTGATGAGATACAACAGTACTTAGCGAGCAATCCTGAGATTACGCCAGCTGTTTCTTTGGTCACACTGCTGAAAACCGCCAATCAGGCGTTTTATGGAGGAGATACGGTCAACTACAGGCTGCCCTCCCGATATGAGTTAGCTTATATCATGAAGTATCTGGGTAACCAAACAAATGAACAGAAACAAATCAGTACCAATTTCTCAGACAGCACAGGTCAATACCTGAGACTTTCGATGAAGGTAGCCGATATCGGTTCAATTGAGATGGATACACTGGTTAATAGAGTGACCAAAAAGATTGAAGGAGATATTCTGAAAGACACAGACCTCACTGTAGATGTAACTGGTACTACCCTGATCTTTATTAAGGGTAATGAGTTCCTAATCAAAAACCTGAAGCAAAGTATGTTGATAGCTTTTGTACTGATTGCTATCATCATGGGCACATTGTTTGGGAACCTGCGTATCGTGATCATATCACTTATTCCAAACCTGATACCGCTACTGTTTACAGCAGGTATCATGGGGTATTTCGGTGTACCATTGAAGCCTAGTACAGCAATCATCTTCAGTATTGCCTTTGGTATTTCTGTTGATGACTCCATTCACTTCCTTGCCAAATACCGACAGGAAATGAAACTATTCAATGGAGACCTGAAAAAGGCTTTGATTGTCAGTATCCGTGAAACAGGTACAAGTATGTTGTATACTTCAATTGTTCTGTTTTTCGGCTTTATCATCTTTATATTCTCGGCATTTGGAGGCACGATCGCACTAGGTTTACTAACCTCAATCACATTATTGGTTGCGATGATTACAAACCTGATATTACTTCCATCACTGCTTTATACATTTGATGTACGTAGAACAGACCTGAAACCAATTGTGGAAGGAGCTGATGAGTTTTACTTTGAAGATGAGGATGAGGAAATTGACTTATCCATGATCAGAAAAGAAGACGAAGAGTAA
- the ribH gene encoding 6,7-dimethyl-8-ribityllumazine synthase, producing MATALKNLSEYTKKKNIDISNKKFAVVVSEYNPEITEALYEGVTETLLNEGAKQENIFREDVPGAFELTLGAQYMAQIEEVDAVIILGCVIQGETKHFDFICDAVAQGITNVSLKYNKPVIFGLLTPNTQQQALDRAGGKHGNKGVEAAVAAIKMLGFNQQ from the coding sequence ATGGCAACGGCACTCAAAAATCTGAGCGAATACACCAAAAAGAAAAATATTGATATCAGCAATAAGAAATTTGCAGTAGTTGTTTCAGAATACAATCCTGAAATTACGGAAGCACTTTATGAAGGCGTTACTGAAACTCTCTTGAATGAGGGTGCAAAACAGGAAAACATCTTCCGTGAAGATGTGCCAGGTGCATTTGAGCTGACATTAGGTGCGCAGTATATGGCGCAGATTGAGGAGGTAGATGCAGTTATTATCCTTGGCTGTGTAATTCAGGGAGAAACAAAGCACTTTGACTTTATTTGTGATGCAGTAGCACAAGGTATCACCAACGTTTCCCTAAAATACAACAAACCTGTCATCTTTGGACTACTTACACCAAACACCCAACAGCAAGCGTTGGACAGAGCAGGAGGAAAACACGGCAACAAAGGGGTTGAAGCTGCTGTGGCAGCAATCAAGATGTTGGGATTTAACCAACAGTAA
- a CDS encoding GNAT family N-acetyltransferase, with product MNYIIREMDSQDIPEVSKLILSVARKFNYNEYSYEGKSTFEAAHSPEGIHRLVKFCIKFFVLEKEGEILGVISIKEKKHLFQLYVKSTAHRKGYGARLWNYSVQKLQMSGKVTVNASKYAVPFYKRLGFEPTGEVDYRGGFTSYRMITTLMADNPSIS from the coding sequence ATGAATTACATTATAAGGGAAATGGACAGTCAGGACATTCCTGAAGTGAGTAAGCTTATACTCTCTGTTGCCAGGAAGTTCAATTACAATGAATACTCCTATGAGGGCAAATCAACATTTGAAGCTGCCCATAGTCCTGAAGGTATCCATAGGCTGGTAAAGTTCTGTATTAAATTCTTTGTACTGGAAAAAGAGGGGGAAATATTGGGGGTTATCAGCATCAAGGAAAAAAAGCACCTCTTCCAACTCTATGTCAAATCAACCGCCCACCGAAAAGGGTACGGTGCTAGATTATGGAACTATTCTGTCCAAAAACTCCAGATGTCAGGTAAGGTAACTGTTAATGCATCCAAATATGCCGTTCCATTCTATAAAAGGCTCGGTTTTGAACCAACAGGAGAGGTTGATTACAGAGGTGGCTTTACTTCTTACCGAATGATCACGACTTTAATGGCTGATAATCCGTCTATTTCATAA
- the rraA gene encoding ribonuclease E activity regulator RraA, with translation MKVHYRDEGKGFPLVLLHGTFASLHTWDGWTELLKHRYRIIRLDLPGFGLTGPRPDRVYSVGTYVNFLKAFLDQIGIDKCYMAGSSLGGWITWEFAYRYPRIVRRMILIDAAGFNDKDSIPLAFKLFQNPILKGIPQLKSLAEIVNTPKKVTEIFLRNAYGDPSRISKKTIQRYHDMTSRKGNREAFLTIANANFDDSSKHVKEIETPTLVLWGDHDRWIPIANAYKFNYSLINSQLIIYEGVGHIPMEEVPERSANDALHFLESSILERNRSIQTALLCDLYPEKVQAASPIFKLYGGLVKTFHGKVVTIRANFTEAVEDVLREGGKGKVLVIDNGGLLRNAIIGLDQVRLAHDYSWEGIVVYGTVRNWEAIKRIPVGIKALATFPMYTPPDQEIHERNTYLNIADISLEDGNFIYADSDGIVVSSNNLFY, from the coding sequence ATGAAAGTACATTACCGTGATGAAGGAAAAGGATTTCCTTTGGTTTTGCTACATGGAACATTTGCCTCTTTACATACATGGGATGGCTGGACTGAATTACTCAAACACCGATACCGTATCATTAGGCTTGATCTTCCTGGCTTTGGACTTACAGGGCCACGACCTGACCGTGTTTACTCCGTTGGCACTTATGTAAACTTCCTAAAAGCATTTCTTGACCAAATAGGCATTGACAAATGCTATATGGCTGGTAGTTCACTTGGCGGATGGATCACCTGGGAGTTTGCCTACCGTTATCCTCGAATTGTAAGAAGAATGATTCTGATTGACGCTGCAGGCTTCAATGACAAGGACAGTATTCCTCTTGCATTCAAACTATTTCAGAATCCAATACTCAAAGGCATTCCGCAACTTAAGTCGTTGGCTGAGATCGTCAACACACCTAAAAAAGTAACTGAAATTTTTTTACGAAATGCCTATGGAGACCCTTCCCGTATTTCAAAGAAAACAATTCAACGCTATCACGATATGACATCCCGTAAGGGAAACAGGGAGGCTTTTTTGACCATTGCCAATGCCAACTTTGATGACAGTTCCAAGCATGTAAAAGAAATAGAGACTCCAACCTTGGTACTTTGGGGAGACCATGACAGATGGATACCTATTGCCAATGCCTACAAGTTCAATTATAGCCTAATCAACTCACAACTGATTATTTATGAAGGGGTTGGCCATATTCCAATGGAAGAAGTCCCTGAAAGGTCTGCCAATGATGCTTTGCACTTTTTGGAAAGCTCTATACTTGAACGAAATAGAAGTATCCAAACAGCATTGTTGTGTGACCTATATCCTGAAAAGGTACAAGCTGCCTCTCCTATTTTCAAGCTCTACGGTGGACTGGTCAAAACATTTCATGGTAAGGTAGTGACTATTCGGGCAAACTTTACCGAAGCAGTTGAGGATGTGCTGAGAGAAGGTGGTAAAGGGAAAGTTTTGGTTATCGACAACGGCGGCTTACTCAGAAATGCCATCATTGGATTGGATCAAGTCAGGTTGGCGCATGACTACAGCTGGGAAGGTATTGTAGTTTATGGTACTGTCCGAAACTGGGAAGCTATCAAAAGAATTCCTGTTGGGATAAAGGCCTTGGCAACCTTTCCGATGTATACACCGCCCGACCAAGAAATTCATGAAAGAAATACTTACCTCAATATCGCTGATATTTCGTTGGAAGATGGCAATTTCATTTATGCCGATTCTGATGGCATTGTGGTTTCAAGCAATAATTTATTTTATTGA